From a region of the Thermomicrobium roseum DSM 5159 genome:
- a CDS encoding PIG-L deacetylase family protein: MCELTADAIFLSPHFDDVPLSCGGTVALFAASGRKPVILTLFGGEPSEPLSFFAQQQHRWRGMDDRTAVQLRREEERAAAAELGATAHWFDVPDAIYRDARYNSDDELFGPLHPDDLVLVDELLDLVEEVIRSHAESPAIFVPLALGNHVDHQIARLLGTRLVERGFSVWAYEDQPYSAMPGSQAERDCTIQRWTAGPPWLVFLSEELFQRRLRAISHYRSQIAFVFRDLGPFDRVLRSYTLEVGRGQLAERFWELQPLSTVERAPEQRRGELC, encoded by the coding sequence ATGTGTGAGCTGACCGCTGACGCGATTTTCCTTTCCCCACACTTCGATGATGTTCCACTCTCGTGCGGTGGAACCGTCGCCCTCTTCGCCGCGAGTGGTCGCAAGCCCGTCATCCTCACGCTCTTCGGCGGAGAGCCATCTGAGCCGCTCAGTTTCTTCGCGCAGCAGCAGCACCGATGGCGGGGCATGGACGATCGGACGGCTGTCCAATTGCGGCGCGAGGAAGAGCGTGCCGCCGCTGCCGAACTCGGGGCGACGGCACACTGGTTCGATGTCCCGGACGCAATTTACCGCGATGCCCGTTACAACTCGGACGACGAACTCTTCGGACCTCTCCACCCCGATGATCTGGTGCTGGTCGATGAGCTCCTCGATCTCGTCGAAGAGGTGATCCGCTCCCACGCCGAATCACCGGCGATTTTCGTTCCCCTCGCTCTCGGCAACCACGTCGATCACCAAATCGCGCGTCTGCTCGGTACACGCCTGGTCGAACGAGGTTTTTCCGTTTGGGCCTACGAGGATCAACCGTACAGCGCCATGCCAGGGAGCCAGGCCGAGCGCGACTGCACCATCCAGCGCTGGACAGCCGGTCCGCCATGGCTCGTCTTTCTTTCGGAGGAGCTCTTCCAGAGACGCCTGCGAGCGATCAGTCATTATCGAAGCCAGATCGCTTTCGTCTTTCGTGACCTCGGCCCCTTCGATCGAGTTCTCCGGTCGTATACGTTGGAAGTCGGACGAGGCCAACTCGCCGAGCGTTTTTGGGAACTCCAGCCACTTTCGACCGTCGAGAGAGCGCCCGAACAACGGAGAGGCGAACTGTGCTGA
- the selB gene encoding selenocysteine-specific translation elongation factor, with product MARQTFVIGTAGHVDHGKSTLVKALTGIDPDRLREEKEREMTIDLGFAWMTLPSGRRLSIVDVPGHERFIKNMLAGVGGFDAALLVVAADEGPMPQTREHVAILDLLEIRHGLVALTKSDLVEPDWLELVIVEVEELLRDTALAGVPIVPVSAVTGYGLDALVRVIDQVLDQVPPHARSGKPRLAIDRVFTVAGFGTVVTGTLRDGELEVGQEVEILPRGLRARVRGLQSHRTRVDRALPGSRTAVNLSGVEVEDLVRGDVLTVPGWLRPTMLLDARLRMLPDAPEPLEQNDEVDFFVGASETLARVTLLDAERLEPGMVGWVQLRLQEPVVAVRGDRFIIRRPSPSATLGGGIIIDTAPRRHRRFRPEILRTLELLASGSPEALVLHALERGIAEWRDVLQRTNLDETTATRAITQLIQQGQIVCLENAEGALNPGSALAERTALERITAQLLDLLRDYHARYPLRRGLPREMARSRLGLSPRFFELLVHWLTQAGAVIQDDDVLRLPEHRIQLTEEQENRARAYEAALLREPFSPPSPSEYGIEPELVQALADLGRVVRVNDEVVFAPSAWAEIKKRVLALIDAHGSVTLAQVRDALGTSRKYAQALLEYLDQQRVTRRIGDARVRYV from the coding sequence ATGGCACGTCAGACCTTCGTCATCGGCACTGCTGGGCACGTCGATCACGGAAAATCGACGCTCGTCAAGGCACTCACTGGGATCGATCCCGACCGGCTCCGCGAGGAAAAGGAACGGGAGATGACGATCGATCTCGGTTTCGCCTGGATGACGCTCCCGAGTGGCCGCCGACTGAGTATCGTCGATGTTCCTGGGCACGAGCGCTTCATCAAGAATATGCTCGCTGGGGTCGGCGGTTTCGATGCCGCTCTTCTCGTGGTCGCTGCCGACGAAGGTCCGATGCCGCAAACACGCGAGCATGTAGCCATCCTCGACTTGCTCGAGATCAGGCACGGTCTCGTCGCGCTGACCAAGAGCGATCTCGTCGAACCCGACTGGCTCGAACTCGTCATCGTCGAAGTCGAGGAACTCTTGCGAGACACCGCTCTTGCCGGCGTCCCGATCGTTCCTGTCTCGGCCGTGACTGGCTATGGTCTCGATGCGCTCGTACGGGTGATCGACCAGGTACTCGATCAGGTTCCGCCTCATGCTCGGAGCGGCAAGCCGCGCTTGGCGATCGATCGTGTTTTCACCGTCGCGGGCTTCGGCACGGTCGTCACGGGTACGCTGCGGGACGGCGAACTGGAAGTTGGGCAAGAAGTCGAAATCCTCCCCCGCGGCCTCCGGGCACGAGTGCGCGGCTTGCAGAGTCATCGGACGCGAGTCGATCGGGCTCTCCCTGGATCGCGTACCGCGGTCAATCTGAGTGGCGTCGAAGTCGAAGACCTGGTGCGCGGCGACGTGCTCACCGTCCCTGGCTGGCTCCGACCGACCATGCTCCTCGACGCTCGCTTGCGCATGCTGCCCGACGCCCCGGAGCCGCTCGAGCAGAACGACGAGGTCGATTTCTTCGTCGGAGCGAGTGAGACACTCGCCCGCGTCACGCTTCTCGATGCTGAGCGACTCGAACCGGGCATGGTCGGCTGGGTTCAACTGCGCCTTCAGGAGCCGGTCGTCGCCGTGCGCGGCGACCGTTTCATCATCCGCCGTCCCTCGCCGAGCGCGACACTCGGAGGCGGCATCATCATCGATACGGCTCCGCGCCGGCATCGGCGCTTCCGTCCAGAAATTTTGCGTACGCTCGAGCTTCTCGCCTCCGGCTCCCCCGAGGCGCTGGTGCTCCATGCTTTGGAACGCGGTATCGCCGAGTGGCGTGATGTACTCCAACGAACGAATCTCGACGAGACGACTGCCACGAGAGCCATCACTCAACTGATCCAGCAGGGCCAGATCGTTTGTCTGGAAAATGCGGAAGGCGCGTTGAACCCGGGCAGCGCACTCGCCGAGCGCACGGCGTTGGAGCGGATCACTGCCCAGTTACTCGATCTTCTCCGCGACTATCACGCACGCTATCCGCTTCGGCGCGGGCTTCCACGCGAAATGGCACGGAGTCGCCTCGGGCTCTCGCCCCGTTTCTTCGAACTCCTTGTCCACTGGCTCACTCAGGCCGGCGCGGTGATCCAAGACGACGATGTGCTGCGTTTGCCCGAGCATCGGATCCAACTGACCGAGGAGCAAGAGAACCGAGCGCGGGCCTACGAAGCTGCTCTGCTGCGTGAGCCGTTCTCTCCGCCGTCTCCCAGCGAGTACGGTATCGAGCCGGAACTCGTCCAAGCGCTCGCTGACCTTGGACGTGTCGTCCGCGTCAATGACGAGGTCGTCTTCGCTCCGTCTGCATGGGCAGAAATCAAAAAGCGTGTGCTCGCACTGATCGATGCTCATGGCAGTGTGACGCTCGCTCAAGTACGTGATGCACTCGGGACGAGTCGCAAGTACGCGCAGGCACTCCTCGAGTACCTCGACCAACAGCGGGTTACCAGACGGATCGGTGACGCTCGTGTCCGTTATGTGTGA
- a CDS encoding acetamidase/formamidase family protein — MSVSPYRIPRSSRYAALDATALPALRVETGAVVEFETSDEPYEMLARGILVEEIGLDRFNQVTGPLAVKGARPGDTLRVDILSISIERAWLVFIRSFGPLGRLLPKTVCERLDVHGGRLVVSERLQLPLRPSIGCIGVAPARGASSTFRPVWPWGGNLDLVELHAGSTIWLPVQRPEAFLFLGDVHAAIGAGEPAHVAIEAAARVTVQVAVDHRLRLPGPLVRSDDELLVFGLGPDISSAQQAALENAVALVRRAFELTTREAYAFVCACLSYRFGGPAGPVVVAALPLAPVTQLSGSAIPSWLASS; from the coding sequence GTGTCGGTCAGTCCGTATCGGATTCCTCGATCCTCGCGGTACGCGGCGCTCGATGCCACTGCGCTACCAGCGCTCCGTGTCGAGACAGGCGCGGTCGTCGAGTTCGAGACGAGCGATGAGCCGTACGAAATGCTCGCTCGTGGCATCCTGGTCGAGGAGATCGGATTGGATCGCTTCAACCAAGTGACTGGTCCACTCGCGGTCAAAGGAGCGCGCCCGGGTGACACACTCCGAGTCGATATCCTCTCCATCAGCATCGAGCGCGCTTGGCTGGTCTTCATCCGCTCATTCGGTCCGCTAGGGCGACTGTTACCGAAGACGGTGTGCGAACGCTTGGACGTGCATGGCGGACGACTCGTCGTCTCCGAACGGCTGCAGCTTCCCCTCCGGCCGAGTATCGGCTGCATCGGGGTCGCTCCCGCTCGTGGGGCGAGCTCGACGTTCCGGCCGGTCTGGCCATGGGGTGGGAACCTCGATCTGGTCGAACTGCATGCCGGAAGCACGATCTGGCTACCTGTGCAGCGACCGGAGGCGTTCCTTTTCCTGGGTGACGTGCATGCTGCGATCGGTGCGGGTGAACCGGCACATGTCGCGATCGAAGCTGCCGCACGCGTTACAGTTCAGGTCGCGGTCGATCACCGACTGCGGCTTCCCGGGCCGCTGGTGCGCAGCGATGATGAACTCCTGGTGTTCGGTCTTGGACCCGATATCTCGAGCGCTCAGCAGGCTGCGCTCGAAAACGCCGTCGCCCTGGTCCGGCGTGCGTTCGAGCTCACGACGCGCGAGGCGTATGCGTTCGTCTGCGCGTGTCTCTCTTACCGATTCGGCGGACCAGCTGGTCCGGTTGTGGTTGCCGCGCTTCCCCTCGCACCGGTCACTCAGCTGTCCGGCAGCGCGATTCCGAGCTGGCTCGCCAGTTCCTGA
- a CDS encoding thioredoxin domain-containing protein has product MPNRLANEKSLYLRQHADNPVDWYPWCEEAFRVAREQDKPILLSIGYSSCHWCHVMERECFENPEIAQLQNELFVNIKVDREERPDLDELYMNALQAMTGSGGWPLNVFLTPDGKPFYGGTYFPPEDRGQLPAWPRVLLAVAQAYRERRADVERAAEDLVSYLQQQSRPPLQAAPLREQFLDEAARNLVPHYDREHGGFGTAPKFPSPLQLEFLLRTFRRAGAPRALEMVLQTLTAMARGGIHDQIGGGFHRYTVDEAWLVPHFEKMLYDNALLARVYTLAHLASGNRLCRTIAEETLVYIQREMRGDHGAFFAAQDADSEEGEGAFYLWTPEEIAAVLGNDDAGLACRYFGVTPRGNFEGKSILHVAEDPVTIASEFGLSLDELEQRIGSIRARLYEARDQRPHPARDEKVIVAWNALAIRAFAEAGTALDRPDFVALAERAATFLRDQLWDGKTLYHVWEEGEARFPGFLDDYADLVNALVSLYEATFDPFWIAWARQLTEAILAKFIDPVAGDFYDTASDGEQLIVRPKTFIDQGTPSGNGATAEALLRLGTLLGEHRFIDQARTLLERYAQLAVEHPIACGQLLLAMDFALGQPFEVAIIGDPTQPETRALLRVVQASYLPNRVLALRRPEDEIAASIVPLLAERSLVDGHPAAYVCRNFACQRPVTTPQELASQLGIALPDS; this is encoded by the coding sequence ATGCCGAACCGCCTCGCCAACGAAAAGAGTCTCTACCTGCGGCAGCACGCTGACAATCCTGTCGACTGGTATCCCTGGTGCGAGGAAGCCTTCCGTGTTGCCCGCGAGCAGGACAAGCCGATCCTCCTCAGCATCGGTTACTCCTCCTGCCACTGGTGCCACGTGATGGAGCGCGAGTGCTTCGAAAATCCGGAAATCGCTCAGCTCCAGAATGAGCTCTTCGTCAACATCAAAGTCGATCGAGAGGAGCGCCCCGATCTCGACGAGCTGTACATGAATGCGTTGCAAGCGATGACAGGCTCCGGCGGCTGGCCACTCAACGTCTTCCTGACACCCGATGGCAAACCGTTCTACGGCGGTACGTACTTCCCACCTGAAGACCGGGGTCAGCTACCGGCTTGGCCACGCGTCCTCCTCGCCGTCGCCCAGGCCTATCGGGAGCGCCGCGCCGATGTCGAGCGCGCGGCCGAGGATCTCGTCAGTTATCTGCAGCAACAGTCACGCCCACCGCTCCAGGCAGCACCGTTGCGGGAACAGTTTCTCGACGAGGCTGCCCGCAATCTCGTCCCTCACTATGATCGGGAGCATGGGGGCTTCGGGACTGCACCCAAGTTTCCCTCCCCGCTGCAACTCGAATTTCTCCTGCGGACGTTTCGCCGCGCCGGCGCACCACGCGCACTGGAAATGGTGCTGCAGACGCTCACTGCGATGGCCCGTGGCGGAATCCACGACCAGATCGGGGGCGGCTTTCACCGCTACACGGTCGACGAAGCGTGGCTCGTCCCGCACTTCGAGAAAATGCTCTACGACAACGCCCTGCTGGCACGTGTGTATACCCTCGCCCACCTTGCTTCGGGTAACCGACTCTGCCGAACGATCGCCGAAGAGACGCTCGTGTACATACAGCGCGAAATGCGTGGAGACCATGGAGCGTTCTTCGCTGCTCAGGATGCCGATAGTGAGGAGGGGGAAGGAGCCTTCTACCTGTGGACGCCGGAGGAAATAGCAGCCGTCTTGGGAAACGATGACGCTGGACTTGCCTGTCGATACTTCGGTGTCACACCACGAGGAAACTTCGAGGGCAAGTCCATCCTGCACGTCGCGGAGGATCCGGTAACGATCGCGAGCGAGTTCGGCCTTTCACTCGATGAGCTCGAGCAGCGCATCGGCTCGATCCGTGCTCGCCTCTACGAAGCGCGAGATCAGCGTCCTCATCCAGCCCGTGACGAGAAGGTAATCGTCGCTTGGAATGCGCTGGCCATCCGCGCCTTCGCGGAAGCCGGCACAGCGCTCGATCGCCCTGACTTCGTCGCACTTGCTGAGAGAGCAGCCACCTTTCTCCGGGATCAGTTGTGGGACGGGAAGACGCTTTACCACGTCTGGGAGGAAGGTGAGGCGCGCTTCCCTGGATTCCTCGACGATTATGCTGATCTTGTGAATGCGCTCGTGTCGCTCTACGAAGCGACCTTCGATCCGTTCTGGATCGCCTGGGCTCGCCAACTCACTGAGGCGATTTTGGCCAAGTTCATTGATCCGGTAGCCGGTGACTTCTACGACACAGCGAGCGATGGGGAACAGCTGATCGTCCGCCCCAAAACGTTCATTGATCAAGGTACGCCGAGCGGCAATGGAGCAACAGCCGAAGCGCTCCTCCGCCTGGGTACACTCTTGGGTGAGCATCGCTTCATCGACCAGGCGCGAACGCTCTTGGAACGCTATGCACAGCTCGCCGTCGAGCACCCGATTGCTTGCGGGCAACTGTTGCTCGCCATGGACTTTGCGCTCGGTCAGCCATTCGAAGTCGCCATCATCGGTGATCCGACGCAACCAGAGACCCGAGCGCTCCTCCGGGTCGTCCAGGCGAGCTACCTGCCGAATCGTGTCCTCGCTTTGCGCCGCCCGGAGGACGAGATTGCCGCGTCGATCGTTCCGCTTCTGGCCGAGCGCTCCCTGGTCGACGGACATCCGGCAGCGTACGTCTGCCGCAATTTCGCGTGCCAGCGACCGGTTACCACGCCTCAGGAACTGGCGAGCCAGCTCGGAATCGCGCTGCCGGACAGCTGA
- a CDS encoding DUF1684 domain-containing protein encodes MEAKGACKVTRSAEATEAYIRRIEEYRKRRDEFFKSNENSPLLPEQRERFRGLRYYPVKPEYRFVVELQRDGVSQERVILGTTTGEPKEFIVAGRVTVEIEGKPVTFTVYREVGRGRYFLPFRDATAGSETYSVGRYLDPQETPDGKLVIDFNMAYNPYCAYNDRWTCPIPPRENIVDVPIRAGEMAYPDYVSITEQEKPSGPMPLIGG; translated from the coding sequence ATGGAAGCGAAAGGGGCGTGCAAGGTGACGAGAAGTGCCGAGGCGACCGAAGCGTATATCCGCCGCATCGAGGAGTATCGCAAGCGACGGGACGAGTTCTTCAAATCCAATGAAAACTCCCCGCTCCTACCAGAACAGCGGGAGCGCTTTCGCGGGTTGCGCTATTATCCGGTGAAGCCTGAATACCGCTTCGTCGTCGAGTTGCAACGCGACGGTGTCAGTCAAGAGCGCGTGATACTCGGTACCACCACGGGTGAGCCGAAGGAATTCATCGTCGCTGGTCGCGTGACAGTCGAAATCGAGGGGAAGCCCGTGACGTTCACGGTCTACCGGGAGGTCGGCCGTGGGCGCTACTTTTTGCCCTTCCGGGATGCCACTGCTGGAAGCGAGACCTATTCAGTCGGTCGCTATCTCGATCCTCAAGAGACGCCGGATGGCAAGCTCGTGATCGATTTCAATATGGCGTATAACCCGTACTGTGCGTACAACGATCGTTGGACCTGCCCTATCCCGCCCCGCGAGAATATCGTCGATGTGCCCATTCGAGCTGGCGAAATGGCCTATCCCGACTACGTCTCGATTACCGAACAGGAAAAACCGTCAGGACCGATGCCGTTGATCGGAGGATGA
- a CDS encoding leucyl aminopeptidase → MGLEVTASTTPLAVVEATVVLPIGQDGQLERIAGIEPGVAERLARAARSIGLAGRVGQAGLLPPIDGLAAERFIVVGMGAEHQRSLADVRRGAALAGKLAGEVGASVLAWPIVAVSGSSSAQVVQAIVETTAMASYRFHRYRSGEGGTRLRQLVVLGEGAEVEEGIQRGRLTSDAVCFARDLTNEPANVLDPERLSGIAWEIAQETGLACSVYDRALLEELGAGAILAVGQGSRREPRLIHLVYRPDGDVLGRVALVGKAVTFDSGGLSLKPAEGMERMKGDMAGGAAVLAVLRALPALRLPVEVHGVVAAAENLPDGEAFRPGDILRTLSGKTVEVISTDAEGRLLLADALTFAVQQGADLLVDIATLTGACAVALGRSGSGLFASDDSVGQLILQAANEVGERMWALPLWDDYRELLKSEHADLKNTAGRWGAAINAALFLREFTEGRPWAHLDIAGPAWSEQATLFGPAGATGHGVRTLLRFVELWAERRGAAE, encoded by the coding sequence GTGGGACTCGAGGTCACCGCGAGTACGACGCCTTTGGCGGTCGTGGAGGCAACTGTCGTCCTCCCGATCGGGCAGGATGGCCAACTGGAGCGGATCGCCGGGATCGAACCGGGAGTCGCCGAGCGGCTGGCTCGAGCTGCGCGGTCGATCGGTTTAGCGGGCCGTGTCGGACAAGCCGGACTCCTTCCCCCGATCGACGGTCTGGCAGCCGAACGGTTCATCGTGGTTGGCATGGGAGCTGAGCATCAGCGATCGCTTGCCGACGTGCGACGTGGGGCGGCACTTGCCGGAAAACTCGCCGGCGAGGTCGGTGCGAGTGTGCTCGCCTGGCCGATCGTGGCCGTGAGCGGATCGAGTTCAGCTCAGGTCGTCCAGGCGATCGTCGAGACGACGGCGATGGCCAGCTATCGCTTCCACCGTTACCGATCTGGTGAGGGTGGGACGCGGTTGCGGCAGCTGGTCGTACTCGGTGAGGGGGCTGAGGTCGAGGAGGGAATCCAGCGCGGGCGCCTGACGAGCGATGCGGTGTGCTTCGCCCGTGACCTGACCAACGAGCCTGCGAATGTGCTCGACCCCGAGCGGCTCAGCGGGATCGCGTGGGAGATCGCGCAGGAGACTGGGCTGGCCTGTTCCGTCTACGATCGGGCGCTGCTCGAGGAACTCGGTGCTGGGGCGATTCTCGCGGTGGGGCAGGGTAGTCGCCGAGAACCGCGACTCATTCATCTCGTCTATCGGCCGGATGGTGATGTCCTCGGTCGCGTGGCTCTGGTCGGGAAGGCAGTGACGTTCGATTCGGGCGGGTTGAGCCTCAAGCCAGCCGAGGGAATGGAGCGGATGAAGGGAGACATGGCGGGAGGAGCAGCTGTCCTCGCGGTGCTGCGAGCGCTTCCCGCGTTGCGCCTTCCCGTGGAAGTGCATGGAGTCGTGGCAGCAGCAGAGAATCTCCCCGATGGAGAGGCATTCCGGCCCGGGGACATCCTGCGCACTTTGAGCGGGAAGACGGTCGAGGTCATCAGTACCGATGCCGAGGGACGGTTACTGCTCGCAGACGCACTGACGTTTGCCGTGCAACAGGGGGCTGACCTCTTGGTGGACATCGCGACGTTGACCGGTGCCTGTGCGGTCGCGCTCGGGCGCAGTGGAAGCGGCCTGTTCGCCAGCGATGATTCGGTCGGCCAGCTGATCCTCCAGGCAGCGAACGAGGTCGGTGAGCGGATGTGGGCTCTTCCGCTCTGGGACGACTATCGCGAGCTCCTCAAGAGCGAGCACGCCGATCTCAAGAACACAGCTGGTCGTTGGGGGGCAGCGATCAATGCCGCGCTCTTCCTCCGCGAATTTACCGAGGGACGACCTTGGGCGCATCTGGATATCGCCGGGCCCGCATGGTCGGAGCAGGCAACGTTGTTTGGGCCGGCCGGTGCGACGGGACACGGTGTGCGGACGCTGCTCCGATTCGTGGAGCTCTGGGCGGAACGACGAGGAGCGGCAGAATGA
- a CDS encoding secondary thiamine-phosphate synthase enzyme YjbQ: MSRAFARRFQVATGGRDQMLDLTPQVRETVEASGIREGLVCVFVAHSTAAVSVSEYEPGLMQDVRIVAERIAPQGAAYAHNRLNADDNAHSHLRSLVVGPSVTVPLVSGELTLGTWQRIVLLDFDTHPRTRTVWVQVLGAT, encoded by the coding sequence ATGAGCCGAGCTTTCGCCCGCCGCTTTCAGGTTGCGACGGGTGGGCGCGATCAGATGCTGGATCTCACTCCGCAGGTTCGCGAGACGGTCGAAGCCAGCGGGATCCGGGAAGGATTGGTTTGTGTCTTCGTCGCTCATTCCACGGCAGCCGTGTCCGTCTCGGAGTACGAGCCAGGCCTGATGCAGGACGTCCGGATCGTTGCTGAGCGAATCGCTCCACAGGGGGCAGCGTACGCGCATAACCGTCTCAATGCTGATGACAACGCACACAGCCACTTGCGTTCGCTGGTCGTCGGGCCGTCGGTCACCGTGCCACTCGTGTCAGGTGAATTGACACTGGGAACATGGCAACGCATCGTCCTGCTCGACTTCGATACCCATCCGCGGACACGCACAGTATGGGTGCAGGTGCTCGGTGCGACGTGA
- a CDS encoding helix-turn-helix domain-containing protein, which yields MRRDVVRTIAELLTDLRARRGWPLRELAQRSGLSIAYLSELERGRKLPTLEALDQLAAAFDCNLAAFLRLLADRLEEPTTEVRHDAEFQDLDPAERSELACYAEYLRWRRSHCVQR from the coding sequence GTGCGACGTGACGTGGTACGAACGATCGCCGAACTCTTGACCGACTTGCGAGCGCGCCGCGGGTGGCCCCTGCGGGAACTCGCCCAACGGAGCGGTCTTTCTATCGCTTATCTCAGCGAGTTGGAACGTGGACGCAAGTTACCGACTCTCGAGGCGCTGGATCAGCTGGCGGCAGCGTTCGATTGCAACCTGGCGGCATTCCTGCGTTTACTCGCCGACCGCCTGGAGGAACCGACAACCGAAGTACGTCACGACGCCGAATTTCAGGATTTGGATCCGGCCGAACGATCCGAACTGGCGTGCTATGCCGAATACTTGCGCTGGCGGCGTTCGCACTGCGTTCAAAGGTGA
- a CDS encoding sulfurtransferase, whose product MSERLTAHFVDTGWLAERLGNPLVRIVDCRYYFDGRDGYEEYRKGHIPGARYLDWTVVTVDPHDPVAYRLAPSQYIAGRLGELGIGDEHLIVGYDDEGGHFVARLWLALAYYGKADRLRILEGGWTRWVAEGRSTATDEPVWPRAAFHLPSTPVHPELVADARDVLEALAFGKSVVLDVRRLSEYTGEEVRARHGGHVPGARHWFWQRSLDWDGLRMFRPPEEVRAGLAELGVTTSTPVITYCHGGVRAAHAALALARAGFRHVRVYVGSWAEWGNRDDLPRALGLPHGDGRES is encoded by the coding sequence GTGAGCGAGCGACTGACGGCACACTTCGTCGACACGGGTTGGCTGGCCGAGCGGCTCGGAAACCCGCTGGTTCGTATCGTCGACTGCCGGTATTACTTCGATGGGCGGGACGGGTACGAAGAGTATCGCAAGGGCCATATTCCGGGTGCCCGTTACCTCGATTGGACAGTGGTGACTGTCGATCCGCACGACCCTGTGGCGTACCGACTCGCACCGTCACAATATATAGCAGGCCGGCTGGGTGAGTTGGGTATCGGTGACGAGCATCTCATCGTTGGCTATGACGACGAGGGTGGACACTTCGTTGCCCGCCTCTGGCTTGCACTTGCCTATTACGGGAAAGCCGACCGGCTGCGCATCCTGGAGGGGGGCTGGACTCGGTGGGTGGCTGAGGGACGATCCACTGCGACCGATGAGCCGGTGTGGCCTCGGGCTGCTTTCCACTTGCCGTCGACACCTGTGCACCCGGAACTCGTCGCTGATGCTCGCGACGTTCTGGAGGCTCTCGCGTTTGGGAAGAGCGTCGTGCTCGACGTGCGGCGGCTGAGCGAATACACCGGTGAGGAGGTGCGTGCTCGCCACGGTGGGCATGTGCCTGGGGCGCGACATTGGTTCTGGCAACGGAGTCTCGATTGGGATGGCTTACGGATGTTCAGGCCTCCGGAAGAGGTGCGAGCTGGGCTGGCAGAACTCGGTGTGACCACCTCGACACCGGTGATCACCTACTGTCATGGAGGTGTGCGTGCTGCGCACGCTGCGCTGGCGCTGGCGCGGGCTGGGTTCCGACACGTTCGGGTCTATGTCGGAAGCTGGGCGGAGTGGGGGAACCGCGACGATCTGCCGCGGGCGCTCGGGCTTCCGCATGGCGACGGACGGGAATCATGA
- a CDS encoding class I SAM-dependent methyltransferase codes for MHDQRTVRELARQYDRLAGQYDAAMDRIERWLLGDWRAWAAHQAIGWTLEIAIGTGRTLPSYRPGIVLVGIDVSLGMLRVAHRRARAHGRPVTLLRADAQALPLRDASVDTVLSILSLCTIPDVQQALREAYRVLRPGGRLILVEHVRSDRRLLGLAQRLIEPLSVRFAHDHLAREPLPMVVANGFQVLQEQRRLAGIVQRILAVKPS; via the coding sequence ATGCACGACCAACGAACAGTGCGTGAACTGGCTCGGCAATACGACCGCCTCGCTGGCCAGTACGATGCGGCGATGGATCGCATCGAGCGCTGGTTATTAGGCGACTGGCGTGCCTGGGCGGCGCACCAAGCTATTGGGTGGACTCTCGAAATCGCCATCGGAACCGGTCGAACGCTGCCCTCCTATCGGCCAGGGATCGTCCTGGTCGGCATCGATGTCAGTCTCGGTATGCTGCGCGTTGCCCACCGTCGCGCCCGCGCGCACGGCCGTCCCGTGACACTCTTGCGTGCCGATGCGCAGGCCCTTCCACTGCGCGACGCCAGCGTCGACACGGTCCTCTCGATCCTCAGCCTCTGCACGATTCCGGATGTCCAACAAGCACTACGTGAGGCATACCGCGTGCTTCGACCTGGAGGACGCCTCATCCTCGTCGAGCATGTCCGCAGCGATCGGCGACTGCTGGGGCTGGCACAACGCCTGATCGAACCGCTCAGCGTGCGATTTGCTCACGATCATCTCGCCCGCGAACCACTTCCGATGGTCGTCGCAAACGGTTTTCAGGTACTCCAAGAGCAGCGACGACTCGCCGGGATCGTGCAGCGCATCCTGGCTGTCAAACCATCATGA